From Lycium ferocissimum isolate CSIRO_LF1 chromosome 12, AGI_CSIRO_Lferr_CH_V1, whole genome shotgun sequence, one genomic window encodes:
- the LOC132039306 gene encoding uncharacterized protein LOC132039306 — translation MTQDKIDVRQHGVVVDQMKSEVKCNYCGNLIKEVEQLHHPNLPLKWNWCPRESDGERNGNKKQNGVNSKAAVSCVVDSSSRGIEIYRKIFYEARNDFNVIRSPIFQRVIKATLSRSEESIKFPSCQELKGWILQDAVKEMQQYVTEMKNSWANTDISSFNGNVDAMLLLFEEVVEIAGVENVVQIVAYSTSPCMMEAGKKLMENNASCFGRKRCFSMHGTYVTEIHKDRTDTRNLEKAKTLTQFINSHATVLKLLRDACPDELVKPSKIKSIVPFFDSGEHCITERTLSYDVSVF, via the exons ATGACTCAAGATAAAATAGATGTTCGTCAACATGGTGTGGTGGTTGATCAAATGAAGTCAGAAGTCAAGTGCAACTATTGTG gaaatttaaTAAAGGAAGTTGAGCAACTTCACCACCCAAATCTTCCTTTGAAGTGGAACTGGTGTCCCCGAGAAAGTGATGGTGAACGAAATGGAAATAAAAAGCAAAATGGAGTGAATTCAAAAGCGGCTGTTAGTTGTGTTGTCGATTCATCCTCACGAGGAATCGAAATCTATAGGAAGATTTTTTATGAAGCGAGAAATGACTTTAATGTGATCAGATCACCTATCTTCCAAAGGGTGATAAAAGCCACCCTTAGTCGTTCTGAGGAGTCGATAAAATTTCCTAGTTGTCAGGAATTGAAAGGGTGGATCCTCCAGGATGCAGTAAAGGAGATGCAACAATATGTAACGGAGATGAAAAATTCATGGGCAAACACAG ATATTTCATCTTTCAATGGCAATGTTGATGCAATGCTATTATTATTTGAGGAAGTTGTTGAGATAGCCGGAGTTGAAAATGTGGTGCAAATAGTTGCATACTCGACATCTCCGTGCATGATGGAAGCAGGCAAGAAACTAATGGAAAATAATGCAAGCTGTTTTGGACGAAAGAGATGCTTCTCAATGCATGGAACTTATGTTACAGAAATTCACAAAGATAGAACCGAtacaagaaatttggagaagGCAAAAACGCTCACACAATTTATTAATAGCCATGCCACTGTCCTAAAGCTTCTTAGAGATGCTTGTCCGGATGAGCTAGTAAAGCCTTCAAAGATAAAGTCAATCGTGCCCTTTTTTGACTCTGGAGAACATTGTATCACAGAAAGAACACTTAGTTACGATGTTTCAGTCTTCTAA
- the LOC132040138 gene encoding uncharacterized protein LOC132040138, whose amino-acid sequence MQDYARLWDEYLHSHLHAAGYFLNPTLSYSSDVHTDVEGSCGLCFCVVRMAEDRHKQDLITLQIDEYHSGKGTFHGGSFKDKLSYISPGALWWSQYGDDCPILQRLAVRMLSQTCNGASQYRVKRSLVETLLTEGMNRIEQQRLRDLVFLSIVIYNYKLLILKEATTLQVIFLTQWMSG is encoded by the exons ATGCAagattatgctagattatgGGACGAATATCTCCATAGTCATCTCCATGCTGCGGGTTACTTTTTGAATCCAACCCTTTCTTATTCAAGCGATGTCCACACTGATGTGGAAGGTTCGTGTGGtctttgtttttgtgttgttcGCATGGCAGAAGATCGTCATAAACAGGATTTGATCACGTTGCAAATTGATGAGTACCACTCGGGAAAGGGCACGTTTCATGGTGGAAGTTTCAAAGATAAACTATCATATATTTCCCCAGGTG CACTTTGGTGGTCACAATATGGAGATGACTGTCCCATACTGCAAAGGCTTGCTGTTCGAATGCTTAGTCAGACATGCAATGGTGCTTCACAGTATAGGGTAAAAAGGAGCTTGGTCGAGACATTACTAACAGAAGGGATGAATCGGATTGAGCAGCAGAGGCTGCGGGACTTGGTATTTTTATCCATTGTAATATACAATTACAAGCTCTTGATCCTGAAGGAAGCAACGACGTTGCAGGTGATTTTCTTGACCCAATGGATGAGTGGATAG
- the LOC132041084 gene encoding glyceraldehyde-3-phosphate dehydrogenase B, chloroplastic-like yields MASHAALAPSRIPTSTRLPSKNSHSLPTQCFSKKFEVAEFSGLRSSGYVTFSNRESSFYDVVSAQLTPKTTGSAAPVNGEPVAKLKVAINGFGRIGRNFLRCWHGRKDSPLDVIVVNDSGGVKNASHLLKYDSMLGTFKAEVKIVDNETISVDGKNIKVVSSRDPLKLPWAELGIDIVIEGTGVFVDGPGAGKHIQAGAKKVIITAPAKGADIPTYVVGVNEQEYSHEVANIVSNASCTTNCLAPFAKVLDEEFGIVKGTMTTTHSYTGDQRLLDASHRDLRRARAAALNIVPTSTGAAKAVSLVLPQLKGKLNGIALRVPTPNVSVVDLVINVEKKGISAEDVNAAFRKAADGPLNGILAVCDAPLVSVDFRCSDVSTTIDSSLTMVMGDDMVKVVAWYDNEWGYSQRVVDLAHLVADKWPGSSAQGSGDALEDYCKTNPADKECKVYE; encoded by the exons ATGGCTTCTCATGCAGCTTTGGCTCCTTCAAGAATTCCCACAAGCACAAGGCTTCCTTCTAAGAACTCACACTCTCTCCCGACTCAATGCTTCTCCAAG AAATTTGAAGTAGCAGAGTTCTCCGGTCTTCGATCAAGTGGATATGTGACATTTTCGAACAGGGAGTCTTCCTTCTATGATGTTGTGTCTGCCCAACTCACTCCCAAG accacaggatcagcagctcCTGTGAACGGAGAACCTGTTGCCAAATTGAAGGTTGCTATCAATGGTTTCGGACGCATTGGCAGGAACTTCCTCCGTTGTTGGCACGGCCGCAAAGATTCACCACTCGATGTCATCGTCGTCAACGACAGTGGTGGTGTCAAGAAT GCATCTCACTTGCTTAAGTATGATTCCATGTTGGGAACATTCAAGGCTGAAGTGAAAATAGTGGATAATGAAACCATTAGTGTTGATGGAAAGAACATTAAGGTTGTCTCTAGCAGGGACCCTCTTAAGCTTCCTTGGGCTGAACTTGGTATTGACATTGTTATTGAG GGAACCGGTGTGTTCGTTGATGGTCCGGGTGCTGGGAAGCACATCCAAGCTGGTGCCAAGAAAGTTATCATCACTGCTCCAGCAAAAGGTGCTGACATTCCTACTTACGTCGTTGGAGTGAATGAACAAGAGTACTCTCACGAGGTTGCCAACATTGTAAG CAATGCCTCTTGCACCACCAACTGCTTGGCTCCTTTTGCAAAAGTCTTGGATGAAGAATTTG GTATTGTGAAGGGCACAATGACAACAACTCACTCTTACACCGGAGATCAG AGGCTTCTGGATGCTTCACACCGTGACTTGAGGAGAGCGAGAGCTGCAGCATTGAACATAGTCCCGACCAGCACTGGTGCAGCAAAGGCTGTGTCTCTAGTGCTACCCCAGCTCAAGGGAAAGCTCAATGGAATTGCTCTCCGAGTGCCAACACCTAATGTTTCAGTTGTTGACCTCGTTATCAATGTTGAGAAGAAAGGGATTTCAGCTGAAGATGTCAATGCAGCTTTCAGAAAGGCAGCTGACGGTCCATTGAATGGCATATTGGCTGTTTGTGATGCCCCGCTTGTGTCAGTTGACTTCCGATGCAGCGATGTTTCCACCACCATTGACTCCTCTTTGACTATGGTTATGGGAGATGACATGGTGAAGGTTGTCGCTTGGTATGATAACGAGTGGGGATACAG CCAACGTGTGGTCGACTTAGCTCATCTGGTAGCGGACAAATGGCCCGGTTCATCTGCACAAGGGAGTGGAGATGCCTTAGAGGACTACTGCAAGACAAACCCTGCTGACAAGGAGTGCAAAGTCTACGAATAA
- the LOC132041085 gene encoding uncharacterized protein LOC132041085 has protein sequence MIALSNSLLLPTTPSLHFSSGSSLKSANKSVSGTTKLAFSPKRGGKSSSYRRSLTVQAGYNDVGRPSSSSIFVGGFLLGGVIVGALGCIFAPEISKALAETDKKDLMRKLPKFIYDEEKALEKQRKILTEKIVQLNDAIDDISNQLRSGDEDAQNGVAVNLDEVETVS, from the exons ATGATAGCTCTTTCAAATTCTTTGCTTTTACCAACTACCCCTtctctccatttctcttctg GATCTAGTTTGAAGTCAGCAAATAAAAGCGTGAGTGGCACCACCAAGTTGGCCTTCAGTCCAAAGCGTGGAGGAAAATCATCCTCATATAGAAGATCGTTGACCGTTCAAGCTGGATATAA TGATGTTGGAAGGCCAAGCAGTTCAAGCATCTTTGTTGGTGGCTTTCTTTTAGGAGGAGTAATTGTTGGTGCACTTGGTTGTATCTTCGCACCAGAG ATTAGCAAGGCATTAGCTGAAACAGATAAAAAGGACCTCATGCGAAAATTGCCCAAGTTTATATATGATGAAGAAAAAGCATTGGAG AAACAGCGCAAGATACTAACAGAGAAGATTGTCCAGCTGAATGATGCTATTGATGACATTTCCAACCAGTTGAGGTCGGGGGACGAGGACGCACAAAATGGAGTTGCTGTGAACCTAGATGAAGTTGAAACTGTTAGTTAA